From one Eucalyptus grandis isolate ANBG69807.140 chromosome 9, ASM1654582v1, whole genome shotgun sequence genomic stretch:
- the LOC120288409 gene encoding polyadenylate-binding protein 2-like has protein sequence MSLYVDDLDSNVTDSQLYDLFNQVVQLASICVCRDLTTRRSLGYGYVNYSNPTDAARALEVLNSTNLNEKPIRIMYSRHNPSIRKIGAGNMFIENLDMGIDQKHHMVQSQNVTPGVNAVRNQ, from the exons ATGTCGCTCTATGTCGACGATCTGGACTCGAATGTCACTGATTCCCAGCTTTACGATCTGTTCAACCAGGTCGTTCAGTTGGCCTCGATTTGTGTCTGTAGGGACCTGACCACGCGACGATCATTGGGCTATGGTTATGTTAATTACAGCAACCCGACTGACGCTGCTCGGGCTTTGGAGGTGCTGAACTCTACTAATCTTAATGAGAAGCCAATTAGGATTATGTATTCTCGACACAATCCTAGTATCCGTAAAATTGGGGCTGGAAATATGTTCATCGAGAATTTGGACATGGGGATTGACCAAAAGCATCACATG GTTCAATCTCAGAACGTGACCCCGGGAGTGAACGCGGTGCGGAACCAATAG